Proteins found in one Vallitalea guaymasensis genomic segment:
- a CDS encoding AraC family transcriptional regulator: protein MESVDYNILKNIMPELKYSVRRVCTPSWSFRGPFYRHNFILIYEGRAHFEKNNKEVYEGSKGDLIYFPPCSDRYAYTYKDDLMKCYAIGFQYTCPKFNDESNEWELKTTPLPFDLGQKINDEYFFGAIKKTMSELNSLWLSSKPFKELKMKAYFMELMNYLISWKTQEGVNYYNIKKVDTIIDYMCKHYKEKITLEELASMVNISVSYLGNIFKEVTQKSPIDYLMDIRLTRAKQLIDDGYKISECAKKTGFSDIYYFSKYFKKHEGMTPTMYAKRI, encoded by the coding sequence ATGGAATCAGTTGATTACAATATTTTAAAAAATATTATGCCTGAATTGAAGTATAGTGTTCGTAGAGTGTGTACTCCAAGTTGGTCATTTAGAGGACCATTTTATAGGCATAATTTTATTTTAATCTATGAGGGTAGAGCGCATTTTGAGAAAAATAACAAAGAAGTATATGAAGGAAGTAAAGGGGATTTAATATATTTTCCTCCTTGTTCAGATAGATATGCGTATACTTATAAAGATGATTTGATGAAGTGTTATGCAATAGGATTTCAATATACATGCCCCAAATTCAATGATGAGTCTAATGAATGGGAGTTAAAGACTACACCTTTACCATTTGATTTAGGTCAAAAGATTAACGATGAATATTTTTTTGGTGCAATAAAAAAGACAATGAGTGAATTAAACAGCCTCTGGCTTTCAAGTAAACCTTTTAAAGAATTAAAAATGAAAGCCTATTTCATGGAATTAATGAATTATCTTATATCTTGGAAGACACAAGAAGGAGTAAACTATTATAATATAAAAAAAGTGGATACGATTATAGACTATATGTGTAAACATTATAAAGAAAAGATTACACTAGAGGAGTTAGCTTCAATGGTTAACATAAGTGTATCTTATCTAGGAAATATATTTAAAGAAGTAACCCAAAAATCACCTATAGATTATTTGATGGATATACGATTAACCAGAGCCAAACAATTAATAGATGATGGGTATAAAATATCAGAATGTGCTAAAAAAACAGGTTTCAGTGATATTTATTATTTTAGTAAATATTTTAAGAAACACGAGGGTATGACCCCCACAATGTATGCAAAAAGAATATAA
- a CDS encoding uroporphyrinogen decarboxylase family protein, protein MLPVDLEMFWKDDESAHKDNCFNADSPQVALGIRMSDECVFAELGEEGNPWGYTPREFRIELNKRYNDKAEKIVGKRLLKEEFPTKDETFPKIKQIGEVFGGRYEDNNNSIWLHGSCTTPQELEKVLDKVDKMDIREFMLPPDWESEKKRIFETYGKKPKLLRHVRGPVTLAMSIYGDINLIYLIYDIPDLAKKFSETISDVIIKMGKVMDEEAGYGPGEAPHGFSFADDNCSLLTPEMYELFGYPVLKRVFNYWSPNEKDKRFQHSDSEMAHLLPILSKLNLTGCNFGPTVLVDEIRKYMPRTRINGCLAPFTFMSNDENKIIEEVKRDCIMAKECKGLNLLTAGSINNGSLLTSMRAVMYAIQNYGRY, encoded by the coding sequence ATGCTACCTGTTGATTTAGAAATGTTTTGGAAGGATGATGAGTCAGCTCATAAGGATAATTGCTTTAATGCAGATTCTCCACAAGTCGCATTAGGTATTAGAATGAGTGATGAATGTGTTTTTGCTGAGTTAGGTGAAGAAGGCAATCCCTGGGGATACACACCAAGAGAATTCAGAATAGAATTAAACAAACGATATAATGATAAAGCTGAAAAAATTGTAGGAAAAAGGTTGTTAAAGGAAGAGTTTCCCACTAAAGATGAAACCTTTCCTAAGATAAAGCAAATTGGTGAAGTTTTTGGTGGTCGTTATGAGGATAATAATAATAGTATTTGGCTTCATGGTTCTTGCACCACACCTCAAGAACTGGAAAAAGTTCTTGATAAAGTAGACAAGATGGATATAAGAGAATTCATGTTACCTCCTGATTGGGAGAGTGAAAAGAAAAGAATTTTTGAGACCTATGGTAAAAAGCCCAAGTTATTACGCCATGTTAGAGGTCCAGTTACTTTAGCTATGTCTATTTATGGGGATATTAACCTGATTTATCTGATCTATGATATACCAGATCTAGCAAAAAAGTTTAGTGAAACTATTAGTGATGTAATCATTAAAATGGGTAAAGTCATGGATGAAGAAGCTGGTTATGGTCCTGGAGAAGCTCCTCATGGGTTTTCTTTTGCTGATGATAATTGTTCTTTACTTACTCCAGAAATGTATGAACTTTTTGGCTATCCAGTTTTAAAAAGAGTTTTTAATTATTGGTCACCTAATGAAAAGGATAAACGCTTTCAGCATTCAGACTCAGAAATGGCACATTTACTACCTATTTTGAGTAAATTAAATCTTACTGGATGTAATTTTGGTCCAACGGTACTAGTTGATGAGATAAGAAAATATATGCCCCGAACAAGAATCAATGGTTGTTTAGCTCCATTTACATTCATGAGTAACGATGAAAATAAGATAATTGAAGAGGTGAAAAGAGATTGTATAATGGCAAAAGAATGTAAAGGTCTAAACTTATTAACTGCAGGTTCCATCAACAATGGAAGTTTATTGACCAGTATGCGAGCTGTCATGTATGCCATTCAAAATTACGGACGCTACTAA
- the proS gene encoding proline--tRNA ligase: MAKKDKFVEAITSMDEDFAKWYTDVVKKAELVDYSSVRGCMVIKPYGYAIWELLQRQLDDRFKATGHENVYMPMFIPESLLEKEKDHVEGFAPEVAWVTHGGTEKLTERLCVRPTSETLFCEHYSNEIQSYRDLPKLYNQWCSVVRWEKTTRPFLRSLEFLWQEGHTAHATADEAMEETINILNLYAKFCEDVLAIPMIKGQKTDKEKFAGAKATYTIESLMHDGKALQSGTSHNFGDGFAKAFDITYTDRDNKLSHVHQTSWGVSTRLLGGIIMVHGDDNGLILPPMIAPTQVIIIPIMQKKEGVLDKANEVKEALSKFARVKIDDSDKSPGWKFSEHEMKGIPLRVELGPKDIEKNQAVIVRRDTREKYFVSLDELETKVTELLEDVQKSMLEKARIHRDKHTYTATTMDELSDIMNNNPGFVKAMWCGDTACEEKIKEETGATSRCIPFEQEEISDVCICCGKPAKKMVYWGKAY; encoded by the coding sequence ATGGCTAAGAAAGATAAGTTTGTAGAAGCAATTACATCAATGGATGAAGATTTTGCTAAATGGTATACTGATGTAGTTAAAAAAGCTGAGCTAGTTGATTATTCAAGTGTTAGAGGATGTATGGTTATAAAGCCTTATGGTTATGCCATATGGGAATTACTTCAAAGACAATTAGATGACAGATTCAAGGCGACTGGACATGAGAATGTTTATATGCCAATGTTCATACCAGAGAGTTTACTTGAAAAAGAAAAGGACCATGTAGAAGGTTTTGCTCCAGAAGTAGCTTGGGTTACACATGGAGGAACAGAAAAATTGACTGAAAGATTATGTGTAAGACCAACTTCAGAAACATTATTCTGTGAACATTATTCTAATGAGATTCAATCCTATAGGGATTTACCTAAGTTATACAATCAATGGTGTTCTGTAGTTAGATGGGAAAAGACTACAAGACCATTCCTACGTTCATTAGAATTCTTATGGCAGGAAGGTCATACAGCTCATGCTACAGCTGATGAGGCAATGGAAGAGACAATTAATATTCTTAATCTATATGCAAAATTCTGTGAAGATGTTCTTGCTATACCAATGATCAAAGGGCAAAAAACAGATAAAGAGAAATTTGCAGGAGCAAAAGCAACTTATACTATTGAAAGTTTAATGCACGATGGAAAAGCTCTTCAATCTGGTACATCTCATAATTTTGGTGATGGATTCGCTAAGGCTTTTGATATTACTTATACAGATAGGGACAACAAATTATCTCATGTTCATCAAACATCATGGGGAGTGTCAACAAGATTACTTGGTGGTATAATAATGGTTCATGGAGATGATAACGGATTGATTCTTCCACCAATGATTGCTCCAACACAAGTTATTATCATACCTATCATGCAGAAAAAAGAAGGGGTACTTGATAAAGCTAATGAAGTGAAGGAAGCTCTTAGCAAATTTGCTAGAGTTAAGATTGATGATTCTGATAAGAGTCCTGGATGGAAATTTAGTGAACATGAAATGAAAGGTATTCCTCTAAGAGTCGAATTAGGACCTAAAGATATAGAGAAAAATCAGGCTGTAATTGTAAGAAGAGATACTAGAGAGAAATATTTTGTATCTCTTGATGAACTAGAAACAAAAGTAACTGAGCTTTTAGAAGATGTACAAAAAAGTATGCTTGAAAAAGCAAGAATCCATAGAGATAAACATACCTACACTGCAACAACTATGGATGAATTATCGGATATAATGAACAATAATCCAGGTTTTGTAAAAGCAATGTGGTGTGGTGATACTGCCTGTGAAGAAAAGATAAAAGAAGAAACAGGTGCTACATCTAGATGTATCCCATTTGAACAGGAAGAAATTTCGGATGTGTGTATTTGCTGCGGTAAACCAGCTAAAAAAATGGTTTATTGGGGTAAGGCATATTAA